From Malaya genurostris strain Urasoe2022 chromosome 2, Malgen_1.1, whole genome shotgun sequence:
TTGTTCTTAACGTTAGAtttattcattatatttttaTCAATTATTTATTAGTAGTATAATCATTATAATAATGTTTGCAATATAGTCAAATATTTACGCGGCGTTTTTTTCctttcgattaaaaaaaaaagttcagcaTCAGTTTTCTTCATCGCTCAGATTCTCCATGTACATGGTCATGAACTGTGTGATTCCCTTGAGACACACCCCCTTGCCTTCCGCTTCGAGCGGATCTGTTGAGTCCTTCCAGAGACTGAAGCCATCCATTATCACATCGCAGTCATACAGCTGCTCCAGTATCGTGTGCAGCAGATTCTGCGGATGTTCCAGTTCCACCACCAGTCGCTGAATGGCGTAAAGTGCTTGCAGTTCCCGTTCCGGTTTGCTATCAATGTACTTTTGCAGTATCTGGTGCCACTTTTGGATTTCATTCAAGCTTAGCTTCGTTCGGTTGTCGATGCAGTGCTCGATCACCGCCTTCGTAATGGTTCGGATAAACTCGTTGGAGGATATTCGTTCCTGACCAACGTAGTTGGTAATCCAGTCAAATATTTCCTTGAACTTGGCATTGCTGCGCAGGAAATCCTTTATTTGCTCACCGACCGTCTGCATATCCAGGGCTTTGCTGCCCGTATCGAGCAGATAACCGAGCTTGGCATCGTGCAGATATTTCTCCCGATCGGCCGGAGCTGATTTGATAAAGTCGCTAAAATCGAGTGATGATTCATACCACAGCAGCACGGTGGCATCTTTGCCGAACAAGCTTTCATACTGGAGCAGCAGTTCCTTCAGCAAGACAGCACCGTGCGAATCAATGACGTTCTGTGCTACCGAGAGTACATCTGCCAGCGAAACGTGGCGATTTTTAAGCAACAGAACGTAGAACGTCGCTGTGTACTTGTACAGCTGAGGTAGATCAATAATTAAATCTTCTGCGCTTTTGAATATTTCCTCCAGAGCGTATAGGTAGTCCGCTTTGGTGATTAGTTTTTCCTCGAACATCTGGCTGATGGTTCGGACGGCTAACGAGCGCGATTTGATGTCTCGCTCGAGGTTATCCATTAGCAGCTTGCTAACGGCGGCATGGTAGTATTCCGGTTTGATATCCCGCACGAATTCCAAACTGTAGTCGATATCGGCTTCCTCCATTTCGTTGTTGATGCTATTGGAGAACTTGACCAGCTTGATTTCGATGTCTTTGTCCGGTGTTAGGAAGCTTCTTCGCACGGTCACGACGTCCTTTGGAATGGCGAATTGTGGCAGCTGTTGTTGGGGCGGTGCCTGGTACAACTGTCCGGAGCCTGATTTCGATAAGGCCGACGGTGGACCACCAGATCGACCCTGGCCTGATTGTGACAACGACGGCTGTTGATTGGATTGTGTTGGAATATGTCGCTGCTGTGAGGATCGACTTGGCAAtggttgttgctgttgctgttgctgctgggGAGGAGGCATTTTGCCCATATTATGATCACGGTCTCTGTCTCGATCATGCATTTGACTGTTGCTGTGTTGCTGACCGCTCATCGGTCTCATACCACCCGAAGACGATTCCCGGGACGAACGAGCCATACGATTGTCGTTCTGACTGTTACTGCTTCCGTACCGATTGTACCGGTCACGTTCCATCGATCCTTTGTTGTGGTGATACGAATCCTTACCACCGGAGTTCTTGTTGTGGCTAACACTGCGCTCACGATCACGATCGCGATCCCATTCCCGTTGGTTACGATCCCGATCCCGATGGCTTCCACTTCGGTCACGATCACGATCGTTGTCGCGATCCATCAGGACACCTCCTCCCTGTTGCTGGTTTTCTTCATTGTTCAACGCAGCAAACATGTTGCTCGTGTTCGACCAATTTTGATAGTTGGTTGCCGCACCGAGCCGGGCCGGCATATCGACCGGACTCGGAATGTTGATCTTTTTCGGATCGATCGGCAGAGAACGGTTGTTTCGATTGGAGATTTGCTGGAACCCATCGTCATCGGTTTGCATTCGACCACCCTTCATCGAGTTCTGGTTGCCGCCACGTCCAAGCGAGCCTTGATTATATCCCGAACCCATCTTGGAGTTTCCGGTTTGGTTATTGCCACGATTTCCACGGCCCATGTCACTCGAATAGCCACTATCCTTGTTACGCGACATGTAGCTCATGTTAAGCTGCAACTGTTCGGTTTCAGCTTCCTTCTGGATTTGGTTCATTGTTTTCGGATTAAGATCCGTGCGTCGTGGTTGCCATCTGTTCCGGCGCAAATCGATTACATCCTGCAGCATGAACCGTATTCGACTGCTGATGTTGTACTGGTCCCTGTATTTGACGATGTCGACCATTTTATCGAAGTAAATGGTCAGATCCTGCTTGTGTTCATCTTCCATCTTTGAACCGATCGTGGTTAGCAGTTTGCAGACACACTCGAGCGTTTCCTCGTCGTAGTTTTTGTCTTCGGTCATCAGTAGCGACGTGATGCAGCTGTGCATGATTTTTGACGCCAGCTGACCGTGTTTGAACAGCTCACCGATGAACCGTACCGTTCCAACGGCCCTTCTTCGAACTCTCTGTTCATCTTCCTCCAGCTGTGCCCGGAGCTCTTCTAGTTGTTCTTTGGCCAGACCCTTGTTCTTTTCCAGTTTCAAACGGTTCTCCCTTTTAGCCATGGTTTGATCATTCCGTCGTTCTTCGAACTCCTGTTGACACTGCCAGATCAAACGTGTCCGGAAATTCGTGTCTTTGTCGTTGTTCGTAGCTAACACGGCAATCGTTCCGATTTCTCTGCACATCTTGGCATAGGCTTCGGAGAAGTTCGGTTCGGAGATCGCCTTCTCGAAAACAAGTTTTATACAACCGGTTAATCTTTCATCCGTATCGATCACGTACGTTTTGACCTGTTGCACCAGTTTGTCGAAATTGTCCGGCGTCAGCTTGTTCAGCACCGAGCGGAATTTCTTGTACAGTTCTTGTGTTGCCCGATCattgtcgtcaatgttttcgttGGACTGCAAATGTCTCGGACGCCAGGCATTGgcacattcgttcagcttcaccTCCTCGTCTAGCTGGAGACGAATGATTTTCGATCCGGTTTTGCTCATGCTTTGCTGGGACTGTTTGTTGGATTGCTGTCCGGATGGGCCCTGATTGCCCTGTTGCGACGTACGCTTTACAGGGTACGGCTGTCGCATTTGACCCATGTTTCCGCCACCTCCTCCGCCACCGGAGATAATGAATTTTGGAAGTAACATTTCGGTGAAATTGCTTTTCCCATACTGATTACCTCCTCCCATGGGATGGCCCatgccaccaccaccaccaccgccacCGCCTCCACCGTGGTTGGTTCGGGTTATAAGATTTTCCAAATTGTTCGGAAGCGTGACCGGTTTCTCAAACGCCGGTGCTGCATTTTTCAACTGCATCAGCTGATCACGAGAATATTTCTTCTTGCCTGACGGATTCTCCGGGCTCCACTGGTCCGGATCATACTCGATGCGCGTGATCGACCGGGACTTCTTAACAACCGGCACCGTTGGCTTGAGATTTGCCTCGTCGGCTACCGCTGCTACCGCCGTAGCCGACTGAAGTTCCTTCGACTCCAGGTCCGGTGTGGCTTCGTGTGTTGGTTTTACACTTTCCGACGCGACGACATTCTTGTTGTCGTCAAATTCCGGTTGCTGTGGTTGCGATGTCGGCGGCGGTAGCGTCATCGGCAGCAGTGGAGGCGGTTGTGTAAACGTTTGCATTTGAGGGACATTGTTCTCTTCGTCCGTCTTTACAGGGGTGTGCTGTCGGGAATCGAGCgactgttgctgctgttgttgttgttgtagttgtctAGCGTTTTCCATCGGCAatgatgcgttgttgctttcTGTCGAATTATCGGTAATTGTTGTAATCGTAGTACTGGTgcaatccacattattattattaattatgttATCATTATCTAACTTACTAGTATTATGTTCCACTAAATTACTAATTAACGACGGCGATCGTTGATGatgatgctgttgttgttgttgttgttgctgctgctgggaTGTTTCTACCGCCGTCGAAATAATCGATCGATCAGTTTCATCGATCGCCGGCACCACCGGTTCCACTACCACTGCTACTGTTGCAGGAGTTTTGCTGTTGCTGCCAGTCTCACTAGCACCCAGCGATTCTTCAATCCGTTTCTTGTTTTGTTTCTGCTTTTTGCTGTTACTATTGTTGTTGTGGCCAGTTCGGTTCGAGCTGGCGGTTCCGCTGCTAGTATTATCTTCTACGCTAAGTTTCTCCACGCTCGTTGCCAAAGTTTCTATCGTTTTGCTGCCGGCGATATCTTTGGCTACCGAAGGTGCCCTAGTGGGTTCCGGTTGTGGAGTAGCTGCCACCTCCATCTCGACAGGTTTGAGCACTGTTTCATGTTGCGAGTGTTGCTCCACTAGACCGGTTGGCATTGCTGGAACTGCAGCGGCAGCCGGTACGAATGGAACCACCAAATCCGGCACTACGATAGCGGCCAGTGGTGGCGGATGGGTCATCTCTTCCATATGAACCAACATCGTCGGCTGTGGCGGTGGATTGCTAATGCTGCTCGGTCCAGTGTACACAAACGGTTCTGCATCCGTTGACAGGGTAGATTCGGCAATCGATTTCTCCGAAATAGTTCGTTCCGCTCTGATGTACGGAATGTGTACAGGTTCGCTCGTTAGAACGGCTGCAACCGGCTGATGTTGGAGATGCAACGGTTGTTGACTAACTGGAAGAGACTGAACTGAATGTTGCTgtagctgttgttgttgctgctgctgttgattCTGAGGTTGGTGTTGATGCTGGTGCGACTGCTGAATGATCATTTCGCCACTGGGCTTCTTCTTCTTAATCATAAGGGGTTTTATTTCAACCGAGGGACTGTCAACGATCGCCGACACCACGGGCGTTCCGGCCGGAGTCATGTCTGCCGCTGATGAAGGATGCGAATGATGCGACGGTGGATTCATCATTTTTATAGAACCCTGGTAAACTGGTTCGTGTTGAGTAGCGTTTTGCAATCGACTCATCTCCAGTTGCTGCAACTGCTGCGGATGATGGGGATGGCCGGGGTGTACAAGCGGCGGCGGCGGATGATGCAGATGCGCTGGCAAAGGATGATGCTGTATCAGTCCCGATAGATCCGGATTACCCTGCTGAGGATTAGTTGTGTAATTATCATAGTCGGACTCTACGGCTGCGTTTAGTGGAACTTGGGGTACATTAGGAGGAATAGTGTTATAAGACGTTGTTGGGTTTACTGCTACTGCTGTGGTTGCAACTGCAACTCCTGACGAAGAAGATAGCCCTACTCCTTGTGCTGCAGGGCCGGTGCTAGAGGCCGACGATGGCGTTGATGTCGGCGGAGTTGAATCGTTAAAAATCTTATCCAGTACATCCTCCTTCGTGTTTGGGTCGATGATCGGGATAGCATGAAAACGTTTCTTCTTGATTACATCACCAGTCGGAGTTGGCCGGACCGGGGCCATATGTGAAATTTGTATTGGAGCCAACATAGCGTGCGGTGGCTGTTGTGGTCCTCCGACACTAACTTGAGCAGGATTTTGCTGGAGTTGATCCAATTGCGCTTGGCCAGCTCCGGATACCTGTTGAGAAgcttgctgttgttgctgctgctgctgctgttgttgttgttgctgctgctgctgctgttgctgttgctgttggtgCATTTGCTGCATAGCCAGTAGATCGTGAGACACTGCCATTGGCGAAGATTGCTGATTCGGATGCTGCAGCTGAACCTGTTGCATCTGCGGAATAGTCGTGAGCGGATTAGTGGCTCCGTTCGAAGGACCTGCCGAATAGGTACTATTTACATTTACTAAATTGTTTTCCGGACCCGGATTACGTCGGCTCTGCTGGTGGTGACTCGGAATTAACTGAGCATAATACGGCTGCTGGTAGTTGGGTATTGATCCGTAGTTTGTCCATGGCATCCGTTGATATTGCATGGGATACATGTGCGTTAAGAACGTCGGTTGCGGATGGTACGTCGGCAACATAGGACGCGTTGTACGCGGTACCTGGTTCGCACCAGCATTTCGGAACAAGTTTTGTTGCGAATATTGTTGATTGATCATCGGAGGTTGAGACTGCATTTTCTGTATATCGGGCTGCTGCTGGGAAGTCGGTGTACCCGACGGCACTACCCGTATACCAGTCGGCGGCAATGGTCCTCCTCCGCTCTGCATACTTTCTTGATTCGGTAAATTTGACGTCACACCAAATCAATCATAATTCTCCGCACCTTTTTGGGCTGTTCAATACTCGAACAAGTGCTATAATGGCAAAAACAATTAAACCATTTTTACTCCTGGACAACACATTCAAATTATTAAACATCCGATCAAACCTACCATGTCTAAATCAGTTTTCCACATCGCATTGAATCATCAATTATAATTCCTCTCCACGCAGCACATAAGTGCCAGCAGAGTTTCTGCTGAGTATGCGAGCGAGAGAaaatactacaaaaaaaaaaactcgaactGCCTCGAAAAATATAGGTTAGCTCCGAATCTGTCAGCAGAGCTCAAGACGTGCTTTCCAGCCTGAATTTGCCGGATTTTCCAGCAGCACCAACTGCTTTCGACTGGCGAATAGTTTTCTGCACACTTTGGTTACGGTTTCACGCttgtttttctatattttttcgACCCGAAAATCTTTTTACGACAAACTCATCGCGGAATAAAGGAAAAAATTAGGCCGTGGAACATACTTTGACAGATTGTGACGTCATGCCAGCCTATCGATTTGGTTACGTAAAATAACGAAGACCGCAGTTTGAAAAGGGCAAGAACGAGTCTGTCATTGGAAAGGAAATTTTAAAACGACAGTTAAAACTGCACTGGGAAATCACTTATTTTCCACTTTCATGAAACAGGAATCGGAATAAATGCATATGCATGGTTTGCAGTTTCTACTACATCGACTGCAATTTCAAGGAAAACTATACAAATCACACTGTATTGCtcataaacgattgaattatTTTCCTTTTTCAGCACGCCCTTTGCAGAATTCCGATCAGTGCAGTGTGACATTCGCGACCTTCAAGTCACCTTCGTTAAGTGCTGTCGATCCCTCTTCGGGGCATATTCGTTCATTTGTGGAACAAGAATCACACGCTAAATATAATTCAACAATTTGAACGTAGATTTGAAACGGAGGTGAACTAAACAAATACTTTTTcgagcggttagtggaatgaactaaatcgctttaaaagaaaataaactccGTTTATTTCCGTTATATTAACAAGTCTTTACTATACCGCCACTACTGTCAAGAAATAGTAccttcatcagtgtatcagttctaaGTCTGtaaactgatacactgatgaaggttgcaAATGGCACGGCGAAATACTAATATTTGTTGATAACGTTCTATAAATCGTTTTCATTTCCGTCTGGTGTTACTCTTTTAGCCATTGTTTACCGACAAACTTCTTTCCAAAATGGATGCAATGAGCACCTATTGGCTATAATTTAAAAACTCGTGAAATATACATCagtaatttgaattatttatttattatgcatacagctcatcagtgcattgacAGATTATGTTAAACTACTAATTCGCGAATCAACATAATCCACAAAGCAGACGTagtcattgctatttgcaacacacttgttttACGCTAAAAGTGCACTGTCTTTTAAGACGTGCCGAAAGTAACGAAACATAATAGTAGTCGtttggattatgttgatccgcgaggtggcattagtagtTCAACACAATCTGCCAAtgtactgatgagctgaatacgaaacgtaaataattttGTGTAGAAGGTTTATGCGGGTGTATTCTGAAATCTTACCAAATGGTCTTCTTGATGTTCAGTTTCACTGAACGACCAGTGAAATTTATTCAATTCACAGTCGTCAGTCTACCCGATTTCTgtaaatcctataaaaatataAAGCATGATCCATGAACATTCCAATgacattagttttttttttcaataaagaaaaacatcaacaaTTTTCAGTGAACCAATGGATGAAAATTAAGAATTTTAGTAAGCATTACTTATGACATCGGTACAGATCATGTTTGTCAAATAGATTCATATTTGCGAGTTTGGATCTGCTTTGCCCTTACTGTTCAATCAATATGCAATAAAAGAAATATTTCATAGTGACAAGCAGTAAATATCAATCGATAAATGATGAttctaaaaatattttaagttttATGATCTATAGCCCGAATACAATTTTTGATTTGGTAGCGGAATTGGTAGTGAGATTCATGATTATTTTCAGTTGTGGTTTCTATAGTATATAATTTGTTGACAGTATCCTAAAGTTTATATTAAAGAGTCTGTAAGTAAAGTGACGACCGCCGTTCGTTTGAAAGAAAcaattccaaacgagcaaacggcaTGTCAAATACAATATAAAACATAAGAGACTACCAACATTAAGGATTAAATGTTTTGTTGCTAGCAGCACGGATGAGAAGTCATCACTCTGCTTACAGGCACTTTTACGTATATTATCAGAGAACGGCGAATCTTACAATATTGAAACAAAACGAATTACGATTTcgcaaaaatttcaatttatgaaattcaaaaaatataATCTTTTTCATAAATTCCGAAAACATATGATATTTTTTTGAACGAAAAAGGAAACTAAATTCGAATCATTGatcgatgtttttttatttgttgtcCATGTTAGATTCATCTTTAGAAAAATGAATTTAGTATCCCAATCATTGACAAGTAACAAGTTTACAACAAAAAGCAGTTAAATAGTTTAAATATGATGTGTAGATCGAGTTATCCTTACTTTCGATATTTCGAAATTAGTTTTTAAGTACCAATTGGTTTACTGGCTTATAAATGGTCGATTTATGGCTTCTACAAAGAGAGTTTGAGAGTGGAAACAGGATTGATAATCTAAGTGGAAATTAGTTTGGTCAAACGAATGTTAACGTCAATGGATAGTAAGTTAGAAATAGATCAAGCTTTAGCCAAAACAAGTTAAATGATCGTCGTTAgaaagctatcagtggtttattTACAAGAAATGTGtttaatataaaatttaaacaAACCTCAGACAGCTTTCTAACATAAACTTTATTCATCACAAGTTCACTCATGATGTTATGCTCGCTATTAacttgtttggaaaaatataagagcgaatatctaaataaatttggaaaaaaatccatAACTGCTTAAAAAGAAAATAACTCAAATTGACAGACGTTAAGCTTACCTGGGAATCGACACCAGATGATTCCGTGATTTAAGTACTGAATTCAAGATACCGTTGAAACCATAGATATGAAAGAATGGCGGAATTGTCAGAATCGTTTCGGTGCGGTTTgctgaaattttccaaaaatttattaACAACATTACCACCCCAACTATTGATTATTCTAATCTCACCATATTCTGGTCTTGAATATTTGTTCATTTCAGGATGTGACCCCTGAGCCAGATTCGCCACCAGATTGTTGTGACTCAGCATAACACCTTTGGGCATTCCAGTGGTGCCAGAAGAATAGGGCAATATAGCTGTTTCTTCTGGATCTACTTTGGGCAGCTCAGAGCGATGGTTTTCCAACAATAGctgttgaaatccgaaaatattGTCATCGAAATTGTGATTACCTCCAATGCAAACTGTCCCTCTGTATTTTTTTGCTTTCCGTTTGAAGATTTGAGCTACTGGCATTAGCACTGGGAGGGTAATAATTAGTCGGACATCAGCATTTTCGAATTGTCGACAAATTTCCTCTATAATGTAAAACAAACTTCAGATTTTAGTGGTTTCGATTAACACTAGATGCATACAAACCTGGGGTGTAAAGAGGATTTGCAAAAGTAACAACCATACCAGCCAGCAAACTACCGTGCAGTGCTGACACGAATTCCGGTATGTTGGGCAGTAGGATACCAACAACTTCCTTCGGACGCATCGCGCAGCCTTTCTGTGCGAGAAGCGCGTGAGCCATTCGTTGAATCATTTCATACGTCATACCGAAATTGTAACTGCGTTTGCTGGACCCACATGACTGAGGCATGAAAAGTAGAGaaggtaaaaaaaatcattccattACAACCACAAGATGAaatattataaatatatatagtgtaAGTCTAGGTCTCTAAAAGATCGTAACAGTGAGAGGTAGCTCGGACAACTTTCATAACTTCGGAGTGGTTATGAAAGATTGCACTATTATATTTTAATGTATAATGTAATTGGTATattattgaatattgaatactCGT
This genomic window contains:
- the LOC131428363 gene encoding eukaryotic translation initiation factor 4 gamma 3-like isoform X2 is translated as MQSGGGPLPPTGIRVVPSGTPTSQQQPDIQKMQSQPPMINQQYSQQNLFRNAGANQVPRTTRPMLPTYHPQPTFLTHMYPMQYQRMPWTNYGSIPNYQQPYYAQLIPSHHQQSRRNPGPENNLVNMQQVQLQHPNQQSSPMAVSHDLLAMQQMHQQQQQQQQQQQQQQQQQQQQQQQASQQVSGAGQAQLDQLQQNPAQVSVGGPQQPPHAMLAPIQISHMAPVRPTPTGDVIKKKRFHAIPIIDPNTKEDVLDKIFNDSTPPTSTPSSASSTGPAAQGVGLSSSSGVAVATTAVAVNPTTSYNTIPPNQGNPDLSGLIQHHPLPAHLHHPPPPLVHPGHPHHPQQLQQLEMSRLQNATQHEPVYQGSIKMMNPPSHHSHPSSAADMTPAGTPVVSAIVDSPSVEIKPLMIKKKKPSGEMIIQQSHQHQHQPQNQQQQQQQQLQQHSVQSLPVSQQPLHLQHQPVAAVLTSEPVHIPYIRAERTISEKSIAESTLSTDAEPFVYTGPSSISNPPPQPTMLVHMEEMTHPPPLAAIVVPDLVVPFVPAAAAVPAMPTGLVEQHSQHETVLKPVEMEVAATPQPEPTRAPSVAKDIAGSKTIETLATSVEKLSVEDNTSSGTASSNRTGHNNNSNSKKQKQNKKRIEESLGASETGSNSKTPATVAVVVEPVVPAIDETDRSIISTAVETSQQQQQQQQQQHHHQRSPSLISNLVEHNTSKLDNDNIINNNNVDCTSTTITTITDNSTESNNASLPMENARQLQQQQQQQQSLDSRQHTPVKTDEENNVPQMQTFTQPPPLLPMTLPPPTSQPQQPEFDDNKNVVASESVKPTHEATPDLESKELQSATAVAAVADEANLKPTVPVVKKSRSITRIEYDPDQWSPENPSGKKKYSRDQLMQLKNAAPAFEKPVTLPNNLENLITRTNHGGGGGGGGGGGMGHPMGGGNQYGKSNFTEMLLPKFIISGGGGGGGNMGQMRQPYPVKRTSQQGNQGPSGQQSNKQSQQSMSKTGSKIIRLQLDEEVKLNECANAWRPRHLQSNENIDDNDRATQELYKKFRSVLNKLTPDNFDKLVQQVKTYVIDTDERLTGCIKLVFEKAISEPNFSEAYAKMCREIGTIAVLATNNDKDTNFRTRLIWQCQQEFEERRNDQTMAKRENRLKLEKNKGLAKEQLEELRAQLEEDEQRVRRRAVGTVRFIGELFKHGQLASKIMHSCITSLLMTEDKNYDEETLECVCKLLTTIGSKMEDEHKQDLTIYFDKMVDIVKYRDQYNISSRIRFMLQDVIDLRRNRWQPRRTDLNPKTMNQIQKEAETEQLQLNMSYMSRNKDSGYSSDMGRGNRGNNQTGNSKMGSGYNQGSLGRGGNQNSMKGGRMQTDDDGFQQISNRNNRSLPIDPKKINIPSPVDMPARLGAATNYQNWSNTSNMFAALNNEENQQQGGGVLMDRDNDRDRDRSGSHRDRDRNQREWDRDRDRERSVSHNKNSGGKDSYHHNKGSMERDRYNRYGSSNSQNDNRMARSSRESSSGGMRPMSGQQHSNSQMHDRDRDRDHNMGKMPPPQQQQQQQQPLPSRSSQQRHIPTQSNQQPSLSQSGQGRSGGPPSALSKSGSGQLYQAPPQQQLPQFAIPKDVVTVRRSFLTPDKDIEIKLVKFSNSINNEMEEADIDYSLEFVRDIKPEYYHAAVSKLLMDNLERDIKSRSLAVRTISQMFEEKLITKADYLYALEEIFKSAEDLIIDLPQLYKYTATFYVLLLKNRHVSLADVLSVAQNVIDSHGAVLLKELLLQYESLFGKDATVLLWYESSLDFSDFIKSAPADREKYLHDAKLGYLLDTGSKALDMQTVGEQIKDFLRSNAKFKEIFDWITNYVGQERISSNEFIRTITKAVIEHCIDNRTKLSLNEIQKWHQILQKYIDSKPERELQALYAIQRLVVELEHPQNLLHTILEQLYDCDVIMDGFSLWKDSTDPLEAEGKGVCLKGITQFMTMYMENLSDEEN